A genomic region of Mustela erminea isolate mMusErm1 chromosome 12, mMusErm1.Pri, whole genome shotgun sequence contains the following coding sequences:
- the IPPK gene encoding inositol-pentakisphosphate 2-kinase isoform X7, with the protein MDEGKMDENEWRYHGEGNKSLVVAHAQRCVVLRFLKFPPSRKKTSEEVFQHLQNIVDFSKNVMKEFLGENSVHCGEVVQLPLEFVKQLCLKIQSERPESRCDKDLDTLSGYALCLPNLARLQTYCFAEHRPILCVEIKPKCGFIPLCGAVTHELKHRVCRYCMHQHLKVATGKWKQISKYCPLDLYSGNKQRMHFALKSLLQEAQNNLKIFKNGELIYGCADARSPAADWTELAHHLKPFFFPSNGLAGGPHCTRAVIRELVRVITRVLLSGSDKGRAGALRRGPAPRGPRVCEASPFGRSLRRQGKNSPECSGLPKGCLLYKTLQVQMLDLLDIEGLYPLYRRVERYLEEFPEERKTLQIDGPYDEAFYQKLLDLSTEDDGTVAFALTKPNEPSIEEVL; encoded by the exons ATGGACGAGGGAAAGATGGACGAGAATGAATGGAGGTATCACGGTGAGGGCAACAAGAGCCTGGTGGTGGCCCACGCGCAG CGTTGTGTGGTGTTGCGTTTCCTGAAGTTCCCTCCAAGCAGGAAGAAG ACCTCAGAAGAAGTATTTCAGCACCTACAGAACATAGTGGACTTCAGCAAAAATGTCATGAAGGAGTTTTTGGGGGAGAACTCTGTCCACTGTGGG GAAGTGGTTCAGCTGCCTTTGGAGTTCGTGAAGCAGCTTTGTCTAAAGATACAGTCTGAAAGACCAG AATCTCGCTGTGACAAGGACCTGGACACTCTCAGTGGCTATGCCCTGTGCCTTCCAAACTTAGCCAGACTTCAGACCTACTGTTTTGCAGAGCACCGGCCAATTCTGTGTGTGGAGATCAAG CCCAAATGTGGGTTTATTCCTCTCTGCGGCGCCGTGACGCACGAGCTGAAGCACCGCGTGTGCCGCTACTGCATGCACCAGCACCTCAAG GTGGCAACCGGGAAGTGGAAGCAGATAAGCAAATACTGTCCCCTCGACCTCTACTCAGG aaataagcAGAGAATGCACTTTGCCTTGAAGAGCCTGTTACAGGAAGCTCAGAACAACTTAAAGATATTTAAG AACGGGGAGCTGATCTACGGCTGCGCGGACGCCCGCAGCCCCGCGGCGGACTGGACCGAGCTCGCGCACCACCTGAagcccttcttcttcccttccaacGGCCTGGCCGGCGGGCCCCACTGCACCAGGGCCGTGATCCGGGAGCTGGTGCGGGTCATCACGCGGGTGCTGCTGAGCGGCTCGGACAAGGGCCGGGCGGGTGCCCTGAGGCGGGGGCCTGCGCCACGGGGCCCTCGTGTCTGCGAAGCCAGCCCCTTCGGCAGGAGCCTGCGCCGCCAAG GAAAAAACAGCCCGGAGTGCTCGGGGTTACCGAAGGGCTGTCTTCTGTACAAAACCCTCCAGGTGCAGATGTTGGACCTGCTGGACATCGAAGGCCTCTACCCTTTGTACCGGCGGGTCGAACGGTACCTGGAGGAGTTTCCTGAGGAGAG aaaaacatTGCAAATAGACGGGCCTTATGATGAAGCGTTTTATCAGAAGCTGCTTGATCTTTCCACTGAGGACGATGGGACGGTGGCCTTTGCACTGACGAAG
- the IPPK gene encoding inositol-pentakisphosphate 2-kinase isoform X5 yields MDEGKMDENEWRYHGEGNKSLVVAHAQRCVVLRFLKFPPSRKKTSEEVFQHLQNIVDFSKNVMKEFLGENSVHCGEVVQLPLEFVKQLCLKIQSERPESRCDKDLDTLSGYALCLPNLARLQTYCFAEHRPILCVEIKPKCGFIPLCGAVTHELKHRVCRYCMHQHLKVATGKWKQISKYCPLDLYSGNKQRMHFALKSLLQEAQNNLKIFKNGELIYGCADARSPAADWTELAHHLKPFFFPSNGLAGGPHCTRAVIRELVRVITRVLLSGSDKGRAGALRRGPAPRGPRVCEASPFGRSLRRQGKNSPECSGLPKGCLLYKTLQVQMLDLLDIEGLYPLYRRVERYLEEFPEERKTLQIDGPYDEAFYQKLLDLSTEDDGTVAFALTKIFIYLREKALAGHSGRGSVLAIEWGARCRT; encoded by the exons ATGGACGAGGGAAAGATGGACGAGAATGAATGGAGGTATCACGGTGAGGGCAACAAGAGCCTGGTGGTGGCCCACGCGCAG CGTTGTGTGGTGTTGCGTTTCCTGAAGTTCCCTCCAAGCAGGAAGAAG ACCTCAGAAGAAGTATTTCAGCACCTACAGAACATAGTGGACTTCAGCAAAAATGTCATGAAGGAGTTTTTGGGGGAGAACTCTGTCCACTGTGGG GAAGTGGTTCAGCTGCCTTTGGAGTTCGTGAAGCAGCTTTGTCTAAAGATACAGTCTGAAAGACCAG AATCTCGCTGTGACAAGGACCTGGACACTCTCAGTGGCTATGCCCTGTGCCTTCCAAACTTAGCCAGACTTCAGACCTACTGTTTTGCAGAGCACCGGCCAATTCTGTGTGTGGAGATCAAG CCCAAATGTGGGTTTATTCCTCTCTGCGGCGCCGTGACGCACGAGCTGAAGCACCGCGTGTGCCGCTACTGCATGCACCAGCACCTCAAG GTGGCAACCGGGAAGTGGAAGCAGATAAGCAAATACTGTCCCCTCGACCTCTACTCAGG aaataagcAGAGAATGCACTTTGCCTTGAAGAGCCTGTTACAGGAAGCTCAGAACAACTTAAAGATATTTAAG AACGGGGAGCTGATCTACGGCTGCGCGGACGCCCGCAGCCCCGCGGCGGACTGGACCGAGCTCGCGCACCACCTGAagcccttcttcttcccttccaacGGCCTGGCCGGCGGGCCCCACTGCACCAGGGCCGTGATCCGGGAGCTGGTGCGGGTCATCACGCGGGTGCTGCTGAGCGGCTCGGACAAGGGCCGGGCGGGTGCCCTGAGGCGGGGGCCTGCGCCACGGGGCCCTCGTGTCTGCGAAGCCAGCCCCTTCGGCAGGAGCCTGCGCCGCCAAG GAAAAAACAGCCCGGAGTGCTCGGGGTTACCGAAGGGCTGTCTTCTGTACAAAACCCTCCAGGTGCAGATGTTGGACCTGCTGGACATCGAAGGCCTCTACCCTTTGTACCGGCGGGTCGAACGGTACCTGGAGGAGTTTCCTGAGGAGAG aaaaacatTGCAAATAGACGGGCCTTATGATGAAGCGTTTTATCAGAAGCTGCTTGATCTTTCCACTGAGGACGATGGGACGGTGGCCTTTGCACTGACGAAG